The Lolium rigidum isolate FL_2022 chromosome 1, APGP_CSIRO_Lrig_0.1, whole genome shotgun sequence region GAGGGGGATGGGCTCCCTGATAGAGACGCAATGGTGGACATCTCAGCATTGCCCCGCGGCGCATAGGCGAGATATGTGGACAGCCATCATCCTCATTTTCTGGTGCATCTGGAGGCACCGAAATGACGTGGTCTTCAATGGAGCGTCGCTCTCGCAACGGTCCATTAAGGAGAACATCAAGGTGAAGTAACGATAGGTGTGCATCTAGCCAAGCTATTTCGCGGCACTCTTTTCTCTTTTCCTGATCCTGTAGATCTATCGCGGAAGGCGGGAGAGTAGGCTTTGATGGGGAGCCGTCACCCCTTGTTGGGGACACAAACTTTTTCTTctttagctctcttctatgtgattgatacATTTTTTCAAGGTGTATTCTTAGAAAAAAATTGACCACCTGCGTCCGTTTGCATCAGCCCGCGGACACCAAACGGGTCGTGGTGACTGTTTGTGTCGGGGGTATCCCAGCGGTGCATACGTAAATTTTCCCAGCCACCATCAAGCTCGGTAATGGCGGTTTAACGTCCTGTCGAGGCCTACCGCTGGCGATTACTGGTTCGCACGCCAGGGCGGTGGTTCCCACGCGCGGCAAACGAATTGGGGTGTCTCACGCGCGTGGGAAACAGACTGCGCGCGAACGTCGCTTCGCgccccgtggctatatatggtggacgccGGTGGGCGATACGGGCACACCTCAACCTAACCCTAGCCTTcatccatggccgagcacaacCGCACCTAGGCTCGTCTTGTTGAGATGGCCCGCCTCTTCTACCCGGACGATACCCTCGCTGCCCTCCGTGCGACGGAGCGGTTCGACGAGGACAGAGACGGAGGTTGTGGAGGCGGAGACGAAAGCGGAAGGGCGCGCGTTCACCCTAACGCTATAGAGGCAGGGCCAGGCAGCAGCATGGTGGAATTCCAGGCGAAGCTCGTCGAGGCCAGCGCGGAGCTCGCGGTGGCACAGTCGGAGATGGCGGCAGATCGCCGTCAGGCTCTGGCAGCGGAGGCGCAAGCTCGTAGGGATGCGCTTGCCATGAGGCGGGCatacatgtgctccgacctggacgcgGCCGCGTGGAGGGGACCGGAGCACGCACGGGTCGACCGGGAGAACCGCAAGCTCGAGGAGGCCATCGCCGCGAGGGACGAAGCAGCGGCGGCAATGGCTAGGGACATGGCCCGCTACCACGCCGCCCTGCAagcggtggaggaggcgacgAAGGCGGCTGTGAAGAGAGCCCACTGTGACTCCTCCATGGCCGAGGTTGTCGAACGCCGCCGACGGCAAGACGAGGAGGCAGTTCGGCGGCGGGCGTTTGTCGCTCGGATGCGCTCCGATGACTGTGCCGGCCCCTCAGGACACTCCATGGCTAGCGGTAGGTTGCGAGACTGCGAGTAACCCCGATCGTCGTAGGCTGCGCGACGACGAGTAGGTACAGCCGTCGTagatttaggttaactcgactaaccatgtaAAGATGAtctttttggccaatcaatagtaatgagaaACTGTTTAGCTTACCTTTGTCACTGCCTAGCGGGCCCGGATGCGATCAACGCGGTCACGTGGCGCCAGCGTACGTGGACGTAAACGCAGCGCATATTTGGGATGCGTTTACGTCTTGGCGGACAACCCTGCCACTATGGGTCGGACTGTTGGGCCTGGGTGCAGAGTACGTTTTGACCGTGCGGTTGCACGCGGTCGCTTTGCGTATGTTTGCGTCGAGCCGTTGGAAACGGTTCACAATGTTTTATCGCGCCTCCGAACTATACTCTCTCGCTTGTTCGAGATGAAAAAAGCGCATGGCTCAGAATGTTCCATCGCTTGCTCCAGATGAAAAAAGGCGCATGGCTCCTTTTAATTCTACCTGACTTATTTTGAGATGTGAGGAGGAAAGAGAGGCTGAGGTGCTTGAGTTTGAAAATGGCCATGTGAGTGAGGAGGTCAGGTGATTGACAGCCCATTTAATGTATACCTAGCTCCATTTAATTGCACCAACAAAGATACAATGACATGCGAGCAAAAACTTTTGGTAGCGCGTCATGCATGCATGGTTTGTGCATAGAGGAATGTGCGTGGTCTGACATCTGACCTCTCTTCTCGTCTCTGCCGTATCAACCTAAAATTAGGGACTAGTACATTTTTCCTACGCGATTAAACGAGTTTAGCTTCTTCGCGACGGAACACTGCCAGAGAAGACCGAATCTCGAGCACACAATCGGACGGCAGCTGGGAGGGGGCACTACCACCCGGTGGCAACAAATCCACACTCACCAGCAAAAACGTTACCCAACACTAAAAGTACACAGGGAAAAAACAGAAGGAGCAACAACACGTGTTGACACAGGGTTAATCCTCAATGAGGCTAAAAAATGTGAGAAAAAAGTAAGTTGCTAACCTTTAATATAGTACTTATACTTATGAAAAAGAGGATACCAAAAGTCTGCATATTTATGGCTATTTCTCAAGATTTTACAATTTGATTTTTGGCAAAAGAGGTAGCACAATTTAATCCATATGTAACAAAATTTAATATTTTAATTAGCACCAAGTTGTTGGTGACTACAACCATATTAATTCTAATCAGATTCATACAttttttaaacattttcaaatgttgCCCTCTGATTTGTGAGGGCCACCGTGCTAGTTTCCATTCAAAGCAATATAAATTCTAGGGAAGTTCAAAAATTTGTTATATATGATTACTCACATTCACTTTATCTTTCGTTTTGGTAGAAAATATTTGTCACAACTAGGTTTTAGGTCATGTCACAGTTTTTAGTATTTGACAATCAAGTTTTTCTACCTGCATATGTGGACCTTTTCACCGTTGTTAGCTATAGCTAGACACACTTCCGTCTGCAATTGCTTTATGTTCTTGGACGAAGTTAAATGTGACTGGTGTGTGGATACAAAATTTCCTTAGGGCTCCTTTAATTCATAGGAATTGTATAGGAATTATGTATGATGAAAAAATTCCTACACAagttgtttgatttataggaaGATATCCTACATGAACTAATGTTATACTCATGGAAAATTCTATAGGAAAAAATATGAGGTCATATCTCATGGAAAATTCCTTTGCTaaaatcaaacacacttcatcttcctataggatacGAGTAGTCATGACAACCCAATCCTATACTTTTTATATTCCTAtgttttcctatcctatgaataaAAGGAGCCCTTAGTGGCTTGTGAGGGAATAACAAAATTATTTTTGCATTGTTGCCTCACCACCCTATACCAAAATCAATCATGGACGCACCCTTGATCCTAGGGGATCCACCGAACAAACAACTCCACACGACCCCAACGGCGCTAGGCGCACCACCATAATACGAATAGGGCAAGGAGGACCTTATTTTGACATCAGAATATCACCACGGCCTTAATAATCCGATGATGACACACGCAAAAAAAGTAACAAGAACCTTCTCACCAGCGCGATGCCGGGTTCCGCCACATGTTGAAGGTCTGAAAGGCCATCAGATGCAGGGTGGGCCACCAGCGTCACCGATGCAGGGGGCAGAGAACATAAACGCCTTGGGtcgggttttttttttcttgtctCCTATGCTCTTACCGGTCCGGTGGGTAATTCCATGGTTATGTTCACAATATCTTGATGTTGTGAATAATCATATAAAAGTTTATTCGCCTTCTCCTAACTATTTGAAAACACAACTATACGAATTTGGCACATGTATTCTACGATTTCGCATGTGTTCTATACCCAAACTGTATAGAACACAACAAATAACATGCTATGAATGATACTATCATTAAACAGAGGAGAAAACTGAAAAATAGAAGCTGTAACGAACATGGAGATGTGATCTCCACTAGCATTAGTTCAAATGAAGCTACATAAATGAACTTCCTTCATGTTTTATGTGTGTCTACGTACAATGGTTTCTCAAGTGCCATTTGTTTTGCAGGAGAGTGGTATGTCAAAAGTTAAGTTGAAAAAGAAGCTAGAAAAAATAGAAGAGATCATAAATGATGCATGCAAAATTTTGGAACTGATGAACTTGCCAAGCATAAGTGGTGCAAACCAGACCCATGTTGTTGCTGCCAGCTCACGAGGTAGCGTCACTACTTCGCGGTCTCTATCAAAGATAATCGGACGAGATGAAGATTGTGATAAGATCATAGCAATGCTTCATGAGAAGGAAGAACATGGTCACCATGATGCCAATAGTGCTCCATGTTATTCTGTTGTTGGCATTCACGGCATCGGTGGTTCGGGGAAATCAACCCTTGCGCAACTTGTTTGTGCCCGTGAGAAAAAAGATGTCCATTTTGAGCTTGTAATGTGGGTTCATGTTTCTCAGGAATTTGGTGTGGATGCCATTTACATGGAGATGTTTGAGGCTGCTACAGGTACTTCATGCCCTCAATTGAAAAATCGTGACACCTTACAAGGTATGTTGGAGGAAAAACTGCATGGAAAACGTTTCCTGTTGGTACTAGATGATGTTTGGTACAATATTAGAGATGTGACACAGTCTGAAAGTCTGCAACAGATACTTTCGCCACTGCAGGCTGGAGAGGTGGGAAGCAAGATCCTGGTGACTAGTCGAACTGAAGATGCATTGTTAGCTCTGGGTGCCACGAAGCAGAGATGTATTCCCATATCAGTCCTAGATGAAAATGTCTTCTGCAATTTGCTCATGCATTATGCACTCCATGGTGTACCTGTTGATGATCATGCTCGTAGAACACTGGGAGATATTGGGAAAGATATTGCAAAAAAACTGAAGGGGTCACCTCTAGCAGCCAGAATAGTTGGAGGACAACTGCATATAAGGCAAAACGTCGAGTTCTGGAGAAGCGTTCGTGATCGGGACCTTTTGAACGAGACGATGGGAGCACTGTGGTGGAGCTACCATCATCTTCGTGAGCAGGTCAAGCGATGCTTTGCTTTCTGCAGTATTTTTCCTCGAAGACATTTGTTGGAACGTCACGAGCTAGTAAATCTATGGGTTGCAGAAGGGTTTGCTAGATTGACAAGTGAAGGGGAGGATATGGAAGATGTTTGCCAGGAATACTTTGATGAACTAGTGTCAGCTTCGTTTCTGCAACTTAAAGCAAAGGAGAATTCTCGTGAGAAGGACTACTATTTAGTTCATGATCTGTTGCATGATTTAGCGGAGAAGGCCGCCGGAAGCGACTGTTTCAGAATCGAAAATAGTTTGAAACTGCAAGGAAAATACCCAGCGGTGGAAGTTCCTCCAAACGTCCGACATATCTTTGTTCCGGTCTATGATGAAGAATTGATTACTAAGAAGATATGCCAATTGTACAACTTACGGACTCTGATCATTGATAGTGTATATAATTTTGAAACAGTTGGGGAGCAAGTCCTGAAGTGTATATTTAAGAGGCTAAGGAAGTTGCGTGTGCTTACCATAATTGCCCAAGATTTTATAGGTTCTGACGTCTCCTCAGATATGCCAGTCCCAGCATGTATTGGTCAATTAAGGCACCTGAGGTATCTTGCTTTTCGGCCTGCTTTTCGTCATGCTGGAGGTCGGAGGATGATTTTACCGGACACTTTCGCAAAGCTATGCCACATGCAGATTCTAGATTTTGGTTGGATTGAGAATGTGGTGTTTTCCTCTTGTGAAGATATTTGTAGCCTCGTTAACTTGCGGCATGTAATCTGCTTCCGAGATGTGGATCTTGCAAGTATCGGCAGTCTGCCGTCACTCCGAACAATGGCAGCCTTTGATGTAAAAAGGGGACAAGGCCATGAGTTAAAGCAACTCGGGAACCTAAACAAGCTTCGCGGAGAGTTGTTGATCAGGGGCCTAGAAAAGGTTGAAAGCAAGGCGGAAGCTCTGGAGGCCAATCTGGCCAGTAAGGAAGGGCTGAGTACACTGAAACTGTCCTGGGGGTGGAGTGGTGAAGCGAGTTCAGAAGTTCAGGCAGAGGTACTAGAGGGTCTTTGCCCACCCAAGGATCTTAAATCACTGATTATCAAAGATTACAAAGGCCCGAGGTATCCAAGTTGGATGCACAACGGTGGCCCAAAACACGTGAACCATCTCAAGCTCATGACCTGCAGCCCACAACCTGGTCCTGAACTTGGTGGGTTTTGCGCTCATCTCCATGAGCTCACGATTTTTGGATGCAGCTGGGACGCCTTGCCAGATTACATGGAGCACCTGACATCACTGCAGACGCTGCACGTCATGTACTGCCGGAATATTCGGTTTCTTTTAACACTGCCGCAGTCTCTTGAGCACATACACCTGAATGGCTGCAATGAGTTGTCGATGAGTTCCTGTCGCATGGAGCACATGACGTCACTGCAGACGCTGATGATTTCTTCTTGCAACAGTATTCTGTCGCTTCCAACACTGCCTCAGTCTATTAAGGACTTCAACCTCCGTACCAACAATGAGGTGTTGCTGAGCTCGTGCAAAACAGTTGGAGGTCCAGATTGGCTAAAGATTAAGGACATTCCCTACGTATTAATAGGTAAATCAAGTTTAATACTCATACGGAGTATCATTTTCCGTGTTCGCATGACAACACTGTTGATTCCCGTATCAAGAGATGGTATGATCGTTTCTCAATCTGTTTTCTAGGCAACAATGGCGACATAGAAGGAAGCGCGATGAAAATGGGAGTTGTACAAGACCAGAACGAAACGCAGAAGATAGTTCATCGTCACTTGTTCATGTCCTACTGCGACCATTGAACCTGCCTGAGTGAAGTGCTGCTCCACTCATCAGCTACACACGGTGCAAAACTTGATGTATGCCACTGATGAATACCGAATTTATTTGTTTCCTACAGGCCGTAGACTATGGTCCTAAATAACGTAGAAAGTCCTAGTAATGTTGTGAAACCATGAAACTGGGCTCAAATGCCGTATTCGCATGCCCCTAAGGGGCAAAACCGTCTTTCCATCCTCATTTGCTTGTGGAGAGGACGGCATCGGCGATGCGTGGTGACCCacccttcgccggcgggtacgggGCATGACAGCCATGAAGGGCGCCTCGCTTGTCCATGGGGAGAGGGGCAGGGTCAGACCTAGCCGCCACCAACAACGCACCATATTCtcttccttcctcctcctccccttgtccaaaccctagccgccgccagagGAGCGTCCCCTCGCGCCGCAGCCGTCACCCTCCGTCCTTGTCGACAAATCCAGTTCAGAGGTGTTGAGGTGGTGTGCGGGGCTAGACCTCGAGCTCGACCCAGAGTGTGCTGATGGCCAGGCTCGCGATTTGGCGGCAGTGCTATCTGGGAGGGCAGCGGCGGCCTCCACTGCCCGAGATTGTTATGCTATATATAAAATGAACCATATAGACCTCGACCTCGAGCGCGCGGACGGCGACCAGTAGGGGCGGCGCTCGCCCGTAGGTAATCCTCCTTGTCTCTCCCACTCTCTATCTTCTCTCTCCCATCtcacatcctcctcctcctctatctctctctttatgcAGCAGGCGGCGATAATTGCAGAGGTGGCCCATGAGAGGAGCTCAACCTTTGCTGGCTCGTCCCCGTGTCCATGGCGACCAAACAGTAGCGGCATCTGACCACTAGGAACTGTgtgtttttttttgaagtaaacgATCGTTATATTAAGCAagtagcaagccgcctcattaaaaaccttccagtcctctTAGGTACCCTAGTAAGGAAAAGagcgtctgaaacttgctgctACGATCACAAAACAAGTTATGTCGTTTACTATGAACTGTGTGTCGATGCTCCTCTGAACGGCACGTCGGCACCCTCCTATAGTTCTAGAGGTTGTAATGCACCGTAGTGCTTCTCTCTGTATTGATGAGTATAAATAGTGTGATGTACAACCGTCCAGTTCACTGAGTGGGCGGCACGATGGGCGCAACAATGTGGGTGCAAGCGGGGCGCACCTTTATGGGTGTTTCTGCTCGGCGATCAAGGCTTCAGTCATGCAGGTCATGACCGAGCCTGAGTCCAGCATACAGTGGTTTCTATTGAGGATGGGGTTGCTAAATCTAGGTTGTTGCTGACCAGAGCTATTGTCGCTAGAGAGTTTTGAGATTCTCTCGTAGTCTCGTCACCTTGACTATTGTCATCCTTGTCACCTTGGCTATTGTCATCCTTGAATCCGCAGTCGGTTGACGGGTTACTCCCATTATTGTGGTTTGTCTCTTTCGGCAAGGCGTTGGATTATCGCGTACGTGTTTGTGTTTGTTAGTGTCGATTTGTGATATATGTAGGTGTGTTGATGAGGTGTTTGTTAGTGTCGATTTGTGATTTGTGATATATGTAGGTGTGTTGATGAGGCAAAGTTTTTGCCTCTGTTTAAAAAAAAAGTTTCGCCAGCCAGCATGGAGGCATAAACTGAGAGAAGAAAAAGCAATTGCTGACAATAATCTGCGCAAGCCATCCGTCAGCATCCATGCCAAACAAAGTTGTCCAGACAACACCTCCTGCATATCGGCATGACTACACTATGAAATTTGTTCTATTAAAGGGGTATGCGTCACCTCAGCAAAGATGTTGCAGAGCATTGAGAAAGTTAGTTTTTTTACATGATCTATCTGATGTTgcacattgttagagaagaaacTGATTCCCTAGCCATCgcttaatattattaatagccaaCATAGCAATAGGAATAACTAACAGAAACACCAGATGCCGACCACTGATCTTTGCAGGTACCAATCAGTTTTTACCCATAATGGCAGGAGTATACTAGAACCGATTTGCATGATTAATTGCAGTGAAGAGTCAAGGATGACAACATCATTCGGTCATTACATAGTCTTCTTAAGAAATAATAAAGTGAGGACTCCAACAGTAGCTTCATCCTCAAGCTTAAACACAGCAGCACATAGCACAGCCTAGCAACTACAAAAATCCCCAAAACAAGGCATAATAAATCCGAAATTGTCCATAACCACAACCTTAGAGTAGAACCACCGACCATTTATCACTTCCCCCCCAAGAAAGAAAGTTGGTGACGTTTCAACAAAAACAAAGCTCTGTCAGGCTCCTTACCATATGTTCTGGAGAGCTTTGATCTACAGGAGGTCGGCAACGTTGGCTGGGAGCTCTTCAATCACAACGTTGTAGAACTTCTGGATGTCAAACAGCATACGCTCATCTTCACGGGTCACAAAGTTGATTGCAACACCCTTCCTTCCAAACCGACCACTACGACCAATACGATGGAGGTAGTTCTCTGGCTGGGTCGGAAGATCATAGTTGATGACCAGGGATACTTGCTGGACATCAATACCACGAGCAAGCAGGTCAGTGGTGATGAGCACACGTGAAGAACCAGATCTGAACTCCCTCATGATGATGTCCCTAGTGTTCTGGTCCAGCCCCGTCTCCAGGATTTGGGGGCCCCGGTGCGACTTAGAAAATGTGGCTAATTTTTTGGGTTCAAAATCATTAGTAAAAAAAAATATGTTTACTTAATTATATAAGTTTAACATGTGATATTCCATAAAATTCTCAAAAATTTATCAAATAATCATTCCGAATGAGTAAATATAGCACATAAAGTAATAAACGAACCTCACGTTCTACCGAAAAGCATCATCCGTCTAGTATTTCATGAAATAAAATCTTCAATCGTATCTTTATAATAATCTTCTCCAAGATATCATTCTCAAGTGCTATTGTCCCCAATACACTTAATTTTTTTCTTGTGTCATAGTAGAAGGCATGTAGGATTTCAGTAACTTTTGAGACCGAGTTGCTGCATCTAATctccgttttttcttcttcttttcagcaCCGGATTGACACTTTATTTTTCTCATGATTTTTCATGTTTAACAAATTATTAAATTAACAAAGTAAGGCGCTAGTTGTTGACTACTTGACTAGGTAGGTCGAGTTAAGGCAGTGATCTTACCTTCAGGCTTTTGGAAGTTCTTGAGAGTCTGTCCTTAGGCGTGAATCTCAGGGCCTGGTAAACCTAATCAGCCAAGTGAGGAAGGGACACGCCGGCAAGATCAAATACAAGTGGACAACCCCTGAATGGTGAACTCCGGCAAAGCGACAAAGATCGGATCGGTCTGGATCAGAGCAGAACACGCACGCCGGCGCGGCGCGGAGAACGAACGAAGACGAAAAGATATCGATCGGGAACGGAAGGGATCGATCGTGGCCTTTTGGGCCTAGGCCGAACAAGcacacactggtagaaaaaaggccttccgtccagccccattagtcgcggaaatgcaaaaaccgcgaccaatggggcctttagtcgcggctcggttgcccaaccgcgaccaaaggctcgggcccggcgcgctcggtggccaggctggtggacgggaggggctttagtcgcggttggccgggccaaccgcgactaaatgtcctcgggcctggcccaaaggccttcggccgcggttggccgggccaaccgcgactaaagcccctcccctatatataccagccagcccacagcacttagccatttggtgcccacttctcttcacaaacttcacaaggggtgtaggtttgcttttggctcttcttatgcacacaaggtgtttgatgaaatgtcccaagagcatgaaacaaacatgatatgaagtgtcggagccacacttgatcgagcttcctcatttattttttcctcctcgatcgcggttagcaacaacacttgaacctttcatatatatatgtgtcattgataaaatatgcatatgtgtgtagttcattgtttaatttctatttaattagtttaacaaatgcatatgcgatggttaattatatattttgtattataataatgcagatgaatcggcaatggatgtacgctagccgactctccggcgaattcactacgggtttgcaagatttcctcgtagtggctaatgcgaacaagcagggggttttgttatctgtccatgtgttaactgtaagaatcagaagggttactcttcctcaagggaagttcacgtgcacctgattcggcatggtttcatgccaagctataattgttggaccaagcatggagaaagaggggttataatggaagaagatgaagaaggagatgacatcgatgagagctatcttgatcatttcggtgatactttcatggatgatgctgaaggtgaggaaggtgaaggggaaggtgatcaagaagaggcacg contains the following coding sequences:
- the LOC124661162 gene encoding putative disease resistance protein RGA3, encoding MARLFYPDDTLAALRATERFDEDRDGGCGGGDESGRARVHPNAIEAGPGSSMVEFQAKLVEASAELAVAQSEMAADRRQALAAEAQARRDALAMRRAYMCSDLDAAAWRGPEHARVDRENRKLEEAIAARDEAAAAMARDMARYHAALQAVEEATKAAVKRAHCDSSMAEESGMSKVKLKKKLEKIEEIINDACKILELMNLPSISGANQTHVVAASSRGSVTTSRSLSKIIGRDEDCDKIIAMLHEKEEHGHHDANSAPCYSVVGIHGIGGSGKSTLAQLVCAREKKDVHFELVMWVHVSQEFGVDAIYMEMFEAATGTSCPQLKNRDTLQGMLEEKLHGKRFLLVLDDVWYNIRDVTQSESLQQILSPLQAGEVGSKILVTSRTEDALLALGATKQRCIPISVLDENVFCNLLMHYALHGVPVDDHARRTLGDIGKDIAKKLKGSPLAARIVGGQLHIRQNVEFWRSVRDRDLLNETMGALWWSYHHLREQVKRCFAFCSIFPRRHLLERHELVNLWVAEGFARLTSEGEDMEDVCQEYFDELVSASFLQLKAKENSREKDYYLVHDLLHDLAEKAAGSDCFRIENSLKLQGKYPAVEVPPNVRHIFVPVYDEELITKKICQLYNLRTLIIDSVYNFETVGEQVLKCIFKRLRKLRVLTIIAQDFIGSDVSSDMPVPACIGQLRHLRYLAFRPAFRHAGGRRMILPDTFAKLCHMQILDFGWIENVVFSSCEDICSLVNLRHVICFRDVDLASIGSLPSLRTMAAFDVKRGQGHELKQLGNLNKLRGELLIRGLEKVESKAEALEANLASKEGLSTLKLSWGWSGEASSEVQAEVLEGLCPPKDLKSLIIKDYKGPRYPSWMHNGGPKHVNHLKLMTCSPQPGPELGGFCAHLHELTIFGCSWDALPDYMEHLTSLQTLHVILLSTYT